In the Piscinibacter sp. XHJ-5 genome, one interval contains:
- a CDS encoding TRAP transporter small permease subunit has translation MDVQRLLHTADRISTWVGKIFAWLIVLLMLVVCIEVFKRYALNAPTAWIYDINNMMYGTLFMMCGAYTLAHDGHVRGDFLYGSMKPRTQATLDLILFIVFFLPGIGALTWAGWDYFNDSLAMREQTFNATPLPVYPFKFVIPVAGVIVMMQGLAEIIRCIVCLRTGAWPERLKDAEEMDVVAQQLAGSTYVDEEARRQAIDNAKRIDEAARQRGAGAGT, from the coding sequence ATGGACGTTCAACGATTGCTTCACACGGCCGACCGCATCAGCACGTGGGTGGGCAAGATCTTCGCCTGGCTGATCGTGTTGCTGATGCTGGTGGTGTGCATCGAGGTCTTCAAGCGCTACGCGCTGAATGCGCCGACCGCGTGGATCTACGACATCAACAACATGATGTACGGCACGCTGTTCATGATGTGCGGCGCCTATACGCTGGCGCACGACGGACATGTGCGCGGCGACTTTCTCTACGGCAGCATGAAGCCGCGCACGCAGGCCACCCTGGACCTCATCCTGTTCATCGTGTTCTTTCTGCCCGGCATCGGCGCGCTCACCTGGGCCGGCTGGGACTACTTCAACGACTCGCTGGCCATGCGCGAGCAGACATTCAACGCCACGCCGCTGCCGGTGTATCCGTTCAAGTTCGTCATCCCCGTGGCGGGCGTGATCGTGATGATGCAGGGCCTCGCCGAGATCATCCGATGCATCGTGTGCCTGCGAACCGGCGCGTGGCCCGAGCGGCTGAAGGACGCCGAGGAGATGGACGTCGTGGCGCAGCAGCTCGCCGGCAGCACCTATGTCGACGAGGAGGCGCGCCGGCAGGCGATAGACAACGCCAAGCGCATCGACGAGGCGGCGCGGCAGCGCGGCGCCGGAGCCGGTACGTGA
- a CDS encoding TRAP transporter large permease subunit encodes MSDAALGLSMLGLIVVVIMLGFPTAFTLMGLGMFFGFIAFYNPSQHWIDNRVFDLMVQRAYGAMTNETLLSIPLFVLMGYVMERGALVDKMFHSVQLAFRRLPGSLAVATLIICTFWGIASGLVGAVVVLMGVIAMRPMLNAGYDTRLAAGVITAGGTLGILIPPSVMIIVYAAVAGQSVVKLYAAAMFPGFFLAFLYLVYVIGWAMIQPKVAPRLPLEQQRAPVSPWVRQVADTHGGRMLPALLKAVVAPGRVLSASVEGVRVTWWLLLRNLVTALVPVLLAAVTLGAVWWYVTIYSQKDSNPEPAAAEQVQKAREPSAGGVQEPPSSGSEPQSGGLQEPPDSEGVKEPPSSGVAEPPGAEPAAKTEEGGLQALGEPVQGPKMAAVPDAFYTGFWLTCAITLALLAWYYWRMDAEQFEILRMLVSSVMPLGILTLVVLGVILFGITTATESAAVGAAGAFLMAWQAGTLNLQKIREAVFLTAKTTAMVCWLFVGSALFSAVFAILGGQAIIEHWVLGMNLSPLQFLLLSQAIIFVLGWPLEWTEIIVIFVPIFLPLLTHFKIDPLLFGTLVFVNLQAAFLSPPVAMSAFYLKGVSPPHVTLNQIFAGMMPYMLIVILCMVFMYIWPGLTVWLPNYLYGG; translated from the coding sequence GTGAGCGACGCGGCACTCGGCCTGTCGATGCTCGGCCTGATCGTGGTCGTCATCATGCTGGGCTTCCCGACCGCGTTCACGCTGATGGGCCTGGGCATGTTCTTCGGCTTCATCGCGTTCTACAACCCGTCGCAGCACTGGATCGACAACCGCGTGTTCGACCTGATGGTGCAGCGCGCCTACGGCGCGATGACCAACGAGACGCTGCTGTCGATCCCGCTGTTCGTGCTGATGGGCTACGTGATGGAACGCGGAGCGCTGGTGGACAAGATGTTCCACAGCGTGCAGCTGGCCTTCCGCCGGCTGCCGGGCTCTCTGGCGGTCGCGACGCTGATCATCTGCACGTTCTGGGGCATCGCCAGCGGCCTGGTCGGCGCGGTGGTGGTGCTGATGGGCGTCATCGCGATGCGGCCGATGCTCAACGCCGGCTACGACACCCGGCTGGCGGCCGGCGTCATCACCGCCGGCGGCACGTTGGGCATCCTGATACCGCCGTCGGTGATGATCATCGTCTACGCGGCGGTCGCCGGGCAGTCGGTCGTCAAGCTGTACGCGGCGGCAATGTTCCCCGGCTTTTTCCTCGCCTTCCTGTACCTGGTCTACGTGATCGGCTGGGCCATGATCCAGCCCAAGGTCGCGCCCCGGCTGCCGCTGGAACAGCAGCGCGCGCCGGTCTCGCCCTGGGTCAGGCAGGTCGCCGACACCCATGGCGGGCGCATGCTGCCGGCGCTGCTCAAGGCGGTGGTGGCACCCGGGCGTGTTCTCTCCGCATCGGTGGAGGGTGTGCGGGTCACCTGGTGGCTGCTTCTGCGCAACCTCGTGACCGCCCTGGTGCCGGTGCTGCTGGCGGCGGTGACGCTGGGCGCGGTGTGGTGGTACGTGACCATCTATTCGCAGAAGGACAGCAATCCGGAGCCGGCGGCGGCGGAGCAGGTGCAGAAAGCGCGGGAGCCGTCCGCCGGCGGCGTGCAGGAGCCTCCTTCCTCAGGGTCGGAGCCGCAGTCCGGCGGGTTGCAGGAACCTCCGGACAGCGAAGGCGTGAAGGAGCCGCCGTCGTCGGGCGTGGCAGAGCCGCCGGGCGCCGAGCCCGCCGCGAAGACCGAGGAGGGTGGTCTGCAGGCGCTGGGCGAACCGGTGCAAGGGCCCAAGATGGCGGCCGTGCCGGACGCCTTCTACACCGGCTTCTGGCTGACGTGCGCCATCACGCTGGCGCTGCTCGCCTGGTACTACTGGCGCATGGATGCCGAGCAGTTCGAGATCCTGCGCATGCTCGTGTCCTCGGTGATGCCGCTGGGCATCCTGACGCTGGTGGTGCTGGGGGTGATCCTGTTCGGCATCACCACCGCCACCGAGTCGGCGGCGGTTGGCGCGGCCGGTGCCTTCCTGATGGCCTGGCAGGCAGGCACGTTGAACCTGCAGAAGATCAGGGAGGCGGTGTTCCTGACGGCCAAGACGACGGCCATGGTGTGCTGGCTGTTCGTGGGCTCGGCGCTGTTCTCGGCGGTGTTCGCCATACTCGGCGGGCAGGCCATCATCGAGCACTGGGTGCTGGGCATGAACCTGTCGCCGCTGCAGTTCCTGCTGCTGTCGCAGGCGATCATCTTCGTGCTGGGGTGGCCGCTCGAGTGGACCGAGATCATCGTGATCTTCGTGCCCATCTTCCTGCCGCTGCTGACCCACTTCAAGATCGACCCGCTGCTGTTCGGCACGCTGGTGTTCGTGAACCTGCAGGCGGCATTCCTGTCTCCGCCGGTCGCGATGTCGGCCTTCTACCTGAAGGGCGTGTCGCCGCCGCACGTGACGCTGAACCAGATCTTCGCGGGGATGATGCCGTACATGCTGATCGTCATCCTGTGCATGGTGTTCATGTACATCTGGCCCGGCCTGACGGTGTGGCTGCCGAACTACCTCTACGGCGGCTGA